In Solanum lycopersicum chromosome 5, SLM_r2.1, the following are encoded in one genomic region:
- the LOC101246531 gene encoding uncharacterized protein, with amino-acid sequence MPGYAKFMKDMIIKKTYVSFEYNDKLQHCSSIAIRSFVEKKEDHGAFTIPCTIGLLHFAKALCDLGANINLIPLTIYKKLGLGDAKPTTVRLITTDRIVKRLTGVLHDVLVKMESFIFLCDFVILDCKVDFESGEIQSVYAITFKSESASKVQFNEKLGIEALEVVIMNFESDFIEVYDELVAELDRCEYRSKLKKMELDMKIRETPPTRQSMEEKPELELKALPHI; translated from the exons ATGCCTGGTTATGCAAAGTTTATGAAGGATATGATTATAAAGAAGACATATGTGAGTTTTGAGTATAACGATAAGTTGCAACATTGTAGTTCTATTGCTATAAGATCCTTTGTAGAGAAAAAAGAAGATCATGGTGCTTTCACTATCCCTTGTACCATTGGGTTATTGCACTTCGCCAAGGCACTATGTGATCTTGGTGCTAACATAAATCTCATCCCATTGACCATTTACAAGAAATTGGGATTGGGTGATGCGAAACCCACTACGGTGCGGTTGATCACGACGGATAGAATTGTGAAGAGGCTTACCGGAGTTCTACATGATGTGCTAGTGAAGATGGAGTCATTCATTTTTCTatgtgattttgttattcttgattgtaagGTTGACTTTGAG agtggtgagatccaatcggTATATGCTATTACTTTTAAAAGTGAGAGTGCTTCGAAGGTTCAATTCAATGAGAAACTGGGTATTGAGGCATTAGaagtagtgataatgaactttgagaGTGATTTCATCGAAGTGTATGATGAGTTGGTGGCTGAACTTGATAGGTGCGAATATCGGTCAAAACTTAAAAAGATGGAGTTGGATATGAAAATTCGTGAGACTCCACCAACGAGACAATCTATGGAAGAGAAACCTGAATTGGAACTTAAGGCTCTACCCCACATTTGA